The Niastella koreensis GR20-10 genome includes a window with the following:
- a CDS encoding serine hydrolase domain-containing protein, producing the protein MKTSKTRQFYCGNIYFFLLPCLVLSTRIVQAQTSAAKVTGLLKAEMQTRHIPGLQLVVIRHRQIVLTQELGLASLEFKVPVSSGTLFSINSIAKVFTGTAVMQLEEQGKLKLDDPISCYLNDLPATWELVTIRQLLSHTSGLPDIEDDRTDGLVGNKGEGTAWEVVKTLPLTSRPGEKFNYIATNYLLAQRIIERLTGQPFENYIRMTQWKPAGLRKTVYGNSGDVTPQKSPTYTYYQLDRDKGERVPTKTLRQVNEIFPMSYRADAGVFSTATEMAHWLLALENGKLLKRRSIKTMWTPVGLNNGNYDGFDPPFNAYTLGWPVAVRKKHPAIAPIGGGRAVIINYPDDDLSVILFTNLSGCSPEVIAEKIAAVYLNSQ; encoded by the coding sequence ATGAAAACCTCCAAAACCAGACAGTTTTATTGCGGCAATATTTATTTTTTCTTACTACCCTGCTTGGTTTTATCCACCCGGATCGTGCAAGCCCAAACTTCTGCTGCAAAAGTGACTGGCCTGCTCAAGGCGGAAATGCAGACCCGTCATATTCCAGGTTTGCAATTGGTCGTGATCCGGCACCGTCAGATCGTTTTAACCCAGGAGTTGGGGCTAGCCAGCCTGGAATTTAAGGTACCTGTCAGTTCCGGTACACTTTTCTCGATAAATTCCATTGCCAAGGTATTCACAGGTACGGCAGTTATGCAACTTGAGGAGCAAGGTAAGCTCAAACTCGACGATCCTATTTCTTGTTACCTGAATGACCTGCCTGCCACCTGGGAGCTTGTCACTATACGGCAACTGTTAAGCCATACTTCAGGCTTGCCGGACATTGAGGACGATCGCACGGACGGGCTGGTGGGCAATAAAGGTGAAGGAACCGCCTGGGAGGTAGTAAAAACCCTGCCGCTCACCTCCAGACCGGGCGAAAAATTCAATTACATTGCGACCAATTACCTGCTGGCGCAACGGATTATTGAGCGGTTAACCGGGCAGCCTTTTGAAAACTATATCCGCATGACACAATGGAAACCGGCCGGACTGCGCAAAACGGTCTATGGCAATTCGGGCGATGTAACACCACAAAAATCGCCGACCTATACCTATTATCAGTTGGACAGGGATAAAGGCGAGCGCGTTCCGACTAAAACACTACGCCAGGTAAATGAGATTTTTCCTATGAGCTACCGCGCCGATGCGGGAGTATTCAGTACGGCGACCGAAATGGCGCATTGGTTGCTGGCACTGGAAAACGGGAAATTACTGAAACGTCGAAGTATCAAGACCATGTGGACACCGGTAGGGCTCAACAATGGGAACTATGACGGCTTTGACCCGCCCTTCAACGCCTATACTTTAGGTTGGCCGGTAGCGGTCCGTAAAAAGCATCCTGCGATTGCACCGATAGGCGGTGGGCGGGCAGTCATAATAAACTACCCGGACGACGATCTGTCGGTGATCTTGTTCACCAACCTTTCAGGCTGTTCACCCGAAGTAATCGCTGAAAAAATCGCGGCTGTATATTTAAACAGTCAATAA
- a CDS encoding DUF3859 domain-containing protein, which yields MEQEKIKQVKLLKFGLLTTDEEVKEHNNESLSGYLLYPTTIEFIETTDKLEGVVGLKFGIEYSIEGYTDEKFVDVTFTCKISHPLLTNPNTGDSSTVTVETKNSYLNENNFDYFCFEYDWEIKKGAWTFQILENEVIKLEKTFEIL from the coding sequence GTGGAACAAGAGAAAATTAAACAGGTAAAACTTCTAAAATTTGGTCTGCTGACAACAGACGAAGAGGTGAAAGAGCATAATAACGAGAGTCTTTCTGGATACCTTCTCTATCCAACTACAATAGAATTTATAGAGACTACTGACAAGCTGGAAGGCGTTGTTGGGTTGAAATTTGGCATTGAATATTCTATTGAAGGATATACTGATGAAAAATTCGTTGATGTAACTTTCACTTGTAAAATTTCACATCCGCTTTTGACAAACCCGAATACGGGCGACAGTTCAACAGTAACCGTAGAGACAAAGAATAGCTATTTAAACGAAAATAATTTTGACTACTTCTGTTTTGAATATGATTGGGAAATTAAAAAAGGTGCCTGGACATTTCAAATATTGGAGAACGAGGTGATTAAACTTGAAAAGACGTTTGAAATATTGTAA
- a CDS encoding tetratricopeptide repeat-containing sensor histidine kinase → MNKKAVVIGILIIALQPFQPSQAQPANIPRLRSKIIDMQQHPGYLKDTAYVDLLDSLAFAYFRISVDSLVFYNDKALAIAIQIRYARGQSISLRQKGNAYFELGDYSKMLQYYQDALRLAEKENDSLQMAKAMFNIGNNAYQEIGRSEDARNIIKKAGDIFQIRKDSLAWYMAITAIGVLWANDKKYEEALLYFNQALKVATAIKNRYAIVVVNDKIGLLYKAKGRFKEALACLLQTWDYFCNTDDVARQSYYANEVADVYIQLKNYPMALKYASISLQKAQAVKSRPHILDAVSELAATYEALGNTRYALKYYKLLKQASDSVANETLRKKTEQLEARFEFEKKEALLKAAQEKRDVLNKSIVQKKELQIFIALLLILFLSLLVLLLIRSRAIKQKNNLILEAKNEEIERQALLLLKNNQEKDKLFSIISHDLKVPLHSLKEILQLLGDNYQEKETIEKILEELRRDITYSSELVNNLLFWASSQFMGSTVLPVIFSVHQLITEVLQVFFKQAAVKGVSLRYELTAEEISVWADMNMIQVIFRNLVGNAIKFCNLGDTIIVSASTTNTVVTISVADNGIGIPLETLEKINRGQMVSTFGTAHEKGIGLGLRLCYELAKLNNGLLTVQSEPGQGSIFYLALPCKPL, encoded by the coding sequence ATGAATAAAAAAGCCGTTGTTATTGGTATATTGATTATAGCACTGCAACCATTCCAGCCTAGCCAGGCGCAACCTGCCAACATTCCCCGGTTACGAAGCAAGATAATTGACATGCAACAACATCCTGGCTATTTAAAAGATACAGCCTATGTTGATTTACTTGACAGTCTGGCCTTTGCCTATTTCAGGATTAGCGTCGACAGCCTGGTTTTCTACAACGACAAAGCCCTCGCAATTGCAATCCAAATCCGGTATGCCAGGGGCCAATCCATAAGTCTAAGACAGAAAGGAAATGCCTATTTTGAACTGGGTGACTATTCAAAAATGTTACAGTATTATCAAGATGCACTTCGCCTGGCAGAGAAGGAGAACGATTCGCTACAGATGGCGAAAGCCATGTTCAATATAGGGAATAATGCCTATCAGGAAATAGGAAGAAGTGAGGACGCGCGGAATATAATAAAAAAGGCAGGCGATATTTTTCAAATCAGGAAAGACAGCCTTGCCTGGTATATGGCAATAACTGCAATTGGGGTGCTTTGGGCCAATGATAAAAAGTACGAAGAGGCGTTGCTTTATTTTAATCAGGCTTTGAAGGTGGCAACTGCCATAAAAAACAGGTACGCTATTGTGGTAGTAAACGATAAAATTGGATTGCTTTATAAGGCTAAAGGCAGGTTCAAAGAAGCATTAGCCTGTTTACTTCAAACCTGGGATTATTTTTGTAATACCGATGATGTGGCACGCCAATCCTATTACGCAAACGAGGTCGCCGACGTATATATTCAGTTAAAGAATTATCCAATGGCTTTAAAATATGCCAGTATAAGTTTACAAAAGGCGCAGGCGGTAAAAAGTAGACCCCATATTCTGGACGCCGTCAGTGAGTTGGCTGCTACTTATGAAGCACTGGGCAATACTCGTTATGCATTGAAGTATTATAAATTGTTAAAACAAGCTTCAGACAGTGTTGCTAATGAAACATTGCGTAAGAAAACAGAACAGCTAGAGGCGCGCTTTGAATTCGAGAAAAAGGAAGCCCTTTTAAAAGCTGCCCAGGAAAAAAGGGATGTCCTGAATAAAAGTATTGTTCAAAAAAAGGAACTGCAGATTTTTATTGCTTTGCTGTTGATCCTGTTCCTTAGTTTGCTGGTTCTGTTACTAATCAGAAGTAGAGCAATTAAACAAAAGAACAACTTGATACTGGAAGCCAAGAATGAAGAAATAGAGCGGCAAGCCTTATTATTGTTGAAAAATAACCAGGAAAAAGACAAATTATTCTCCATTATTTCCCATGATCTGAAAGTGCCACTACATTCTCTAAAAGAGATACTACAATTGCTGGGAGATAATTATCAGGAAAAAGAAACTATTGAAAAGATTCTGGAAGAGCTTCGCCGGGATATTACATATTCTTCTGAACTGGTGAATAACCTGCTGTTTTGGGCCAGTAGCCAGTTTATGGGGAGTACCGTTTTGCCGGTTATATTTTCAGTACACCAACTCATAACCGAAGTTTTGCAAGTTTTTTTTAAACAGGCTGCCGTAAAAGGCGTTAGCCTTAGGTATGAATTGACTGCTGAAGAAATATCTGTATGGGCCGACATGAATATGATACAGGTTATCTTTCGTAACCTGGTGGGCAATGCCATTAAATTCTGTAATTTGGGCGATACTATTATCGTTTCGGCAAGCACCACAAATACTGTAGTTACTATAAGCGTGGCAGATAACGGGATAGGAATACCACTTGAAACACTGGAAAAAATAAACCGGGGCCAAATGGTTTCTACTTTTGGTACGGCGCATGAAAAGGGCATAGGCCTGGGCTTGCGGTTATGTTATGAATTGGCTAAATTAAATAATGGCTTATTAACAGTGCAAAGTGAGCCTGGACAAGGAAGCATCTTCTACCTGGCATTGCCCTGCAAGCCTTTGTAA
- the uvrA gene encoding excinuclease ABC subunit UvrA has product MSVPEVDEIEGLPPAVALQQQRGAVTTRSSVGSVTTLSNLLRMLFSRAGNYPKGQSIIYAEGFSPNTPEGACPNCHGLGRIYDVTEKSMVPDDSLTIRERAIAAWPTAWQGQNLREILMTLGYDVDKPWRDLPKKDREWILFTDEQPTVPVYSGLSAADMKKALKQKLEPSYMGTFTSAKRYLMQTFANTQSQLMKKRVMQFMLSADCPVCNGKRLKKESLSVKFAGYDIAEISRLQLSELNKIFTPYAKHASFDSINEGHPEKEMVAQRIAEDLVARLSIMLDLGLGYLTPERSTPTLSPGELQRLRLATQVRSNLFGVVYVLDEPSAGLHPADTEALLRALDKLKDAGNSLFVVEHEVDIIRHADWVVDVGPAAGVNGGEILYSGPLSGLQEVNGSVTRRYIAQAITPKRTVRTPSDWLRLEGVTRNNLSHLDASFPLGVLTSVTGISGSGKSSLVSQTLVELVSAQLGQEIDPPSEDQQDLLQEETVLSSGRITEGMERVKRMVRVDQKPIGRTPRSNLATYTGLFDHVRKLFAGTKMAKSRHYDAGRFSFNVAKGRCPHCAGEGFVMVELLFLPSVYSPCPTCHGTRYNDKTLEIKYKDKNIAEVLSMTVNAARDFFEEEEALRRSLDVVQQVGLGYLRLGQPATELSGGEAQRIKLATELQRSQRGHTLYVLDEPTTGLHPADVERLMVQLNSLVDAGNTVIVVEHDMHVIAQSDWVIDIGPGAGENGGRIVAEGIPAEVAKNKKSKTADYLSKYV; this is encoded by the coding sequence ATGTCCGTCCCTGAAGTGGATGAAATCGAAGGCCTGCCTCCTGCTGTTGCTTTACAACAACAACGCGGAGCTGTAACCACACGTTCTTCTGTTGGCAGTGTAACAACGCTATCCAACCTGCTCCGTATGTTGTTTTCAAGGGCAGGTAACTACCCCAAAGGACAATCGATTATCTACGCCGAAGGCTTTTCACCGAATACACCCGAAGGGGCCTGTCCCAACTGTCACGGACTCGGCCGTATCTACGATGTGACCGAAAAATCGATGGTACCGGATGATAGCCTCACGATCCGTGAACGCGCTATTGCTGCCTGGCCTACTGCCTGGCAGGGACAAAACCTGCGCGAGATCCTGATGACACTTGGCTATGATGTAGATAAGCCCTGGCGCGACCTGCCGAAGAAAGACCGTGAGTGGATATTATTTACAGATGAACAGCCAACCGTTCCTGTGTACTCAGGCCTTTCTGCAGCAGATATGAAAAAGGCCCTAAAGCAGAAATTGGAGCCGAGCTACATGGGCACGTTTACAAGTGCTAAGCGGTATCTGATGCAGACCTTCGCTAATACGCAAAGCCAGCTAATGAAAAAGCGGGTAATGCAGTTCATGCTAAGCGCAGACTGTCCGGTATGCAATGGCAAAAGGCTAAAAAAAGAATCTCTGTCAGTAAAATTTGCCGGTTATGATATTGCAGAAATATCGCGCCTTCAATTGTCTGAGCTTAATAAAATTTTTACACCTTACGCCAAACATGCATCGTTTGATTCAATAAATGAAGGGCACCCTGAAAAAGAGATGGTGGCGCAACGTATTGCTGAAGATCTCGTGGCAAGGCTGTCTATAATGCTTGACCTCGGTCTTGGCTACCTTACGCCGGAACGCAGCACACCTACGCTGTCGCCGGGTGAGTTGCAAAGACTACGGCTCGCAACGCAGGTACGCTCCAATTTATTCGGCGTTGTGTATGTACTCGATGAACCTTCTGCGGGCCTTCATCCGGCAGATACAGAAGCATTGCTGCGCGCGCTCGATAAACTGAAAGATGCCGGCAATTCGCTTTTTGTAGTTGAGCATGAAGTGGATATCATTCGCCACGCAGACTGGGTGGTAGATGTCGGCCCTGCCGCCGGTGTTAATGGTGGTGAAATTCTATACAGCGGGCCTTTAAGCGGGTTGCAGGAAGTGAACGGCTCTGTTACCCGGCGATATATAGCACAAGCCATCACGCCCAAACGAACTGTACGTACTCCGTCAGACTGGCTGCGGCTGGAAGGAGTCACCCGAAACAATCTCAGCCACCTGGATGCTTCTTTTCCTTTAGGTGTTTTAACGAGTGTAACGGGTATTTCCGGCTCAGGTAAAAGCAGCCTTGTAAGCCAAACGCTTGTAGAACTTGTTTCGGCGCAGCTTGGCCAGGAAATAGATCCGCCATCAGAAGATCAACAGGATTTGCTTCAGGAAGAAACGGTTCTTTCTTCAGGGCGGATAACGGAAGGGATGGAACGGGTTAAACGCATGGTGCGGGTGGATCAAAAACCGATCGGCCGTACACCCCGGTCTAATCTCGCGACGTACACAGGCCTGTTTGATCATGTGCGTAAACTATTTGCAGGAACGAAAATGGCGAAATCACGTCATTACGATGCAGGCCGTTTTTCGTTTAACGTAGCCAAGGGCCGTTGTCCACATTGCGCTGGTGAAGGCTTTGTAATGGTAGAATTGTTGTTCCTGCCAAGTGTGTATTCCCCTTGTCCTACCTGCCACGGCACACGGTACAACGACAAGACGCTCGAAATAAAATACAAGGATAAGAATATTGCTGAAGTACTCTCGATGACGGTAAATGCTGCGCGGGATTTTTTTGAAGAAGAGGAAGCCTTGCGGCGCAGCCTTGATGTAGTGCAACAGGTAGGGTTAGGTTATCTAAGGTTAGGCCAGCCTGCAACAGAATTATCAGGGGGCGAGGCACAACGCATCAAACTGGCAACGGAACTGCAGCGTTCGCAACGTGGCCATACGCTTTATGTGCTGGATGAACCCACGACAGGATTACACCCTGCGGACGTAGAAAGACTCATGGTGCAATTAAATTCGCTGGTAGATGCTGGCAACACGGTGATTGTTGTTGAGCACGACATGCACGTTATTGCGCAAAGCGATTGGGTGATAGACATTGGGCCGGGCGCCGGCGAAAATGGCGGAAGGATCGTTGCTGAAGGAATACCGGCGGAAGTTGCGAAAAATAAAAAGAGTAAAACCGCTGACTATTTATCGAAGTACGTATAA